The Neomonachus schauinslandi unplaced genomic scaffold, ASM220157v2 HiC_scaffold_1756, whole genome shotgun sequence genome includes the window GTCCTACCTGGGCAGTCAGGCACTTGGAGGGGGATGGGGGTTCTACTTGGAGGAAAGTTTGCATGTCCAAACCTAGCAGATCTGtttttccccaaatcttttatttactaaaatgtGGAGATTATACTATTCTTGGGGATGGCCTACCCCTCAAACCAGGCGTTTCTGCCTTAGCACTGCTGACACTTGTTAGAACTGCCCTGTGTACTGTGGGGtgttagcagcatccctgcctgGCCGGCACCACCCGATGCCTGGCACCCCTACCCCTACCATCTGGGCTGGCTGCTCTCCTGCGGAATGGCCTTCTTGGAACCTGCGCACACCTCCCCCCTGCTGGAAGGCATCTTGCCCCCAACCAGCTTTGGAATTGATCCAGATGGTGTCCCTCCATACTTGGATCCCGTGAGGTCACCTACGCCTTGGAGCAAGGGCGAGACGCTTGGCCTGGGTGCCTCTAAAAGACAGGGACTTGTCAAGCTCTATTTCTGGACAGAAGGGAGTTTAAAGGGATTCTGTATTCCTTCTGAACAcactttctttttcaaaggaaAGTTCCAGTGTCCCTTAACAGTAAAAGATAAGGACTTCTGCACCTGGGCAGTCAGgcagttggggggtgggggggtgggcagggcacaAGGGGCGAGACCCAGGCCACGTGAGAACTCTGGAGGCCACTCATTTCTCCTTGGTCTCTGCCTCTGGAACTTTTCAGAGACCAACACTACCTTCCACACAGGGCCCTGCAAAGCTGTCTGCTtgcctcaaaagaaaaaatgaagggcAATCTAAAGCCAACTCACAATCTccccgtgcacacacacacacccttggcTGCTGGGAGCCTCCCTCCAGAACTCTGCCCTAGGAGGGCCCTGCCGTGGAGGGGGCTCCTCGAGGGCCGGCTTCACAGGACCCCCAGGTGAGTCCCTGACCTGCCTAGTTCCGCTACCCACAGCCTCTCCTGGCACACTGCTGGTGTCTCCACTCCACACGGGGTTCTCCTTAGAACACCCACCCACAAAATGCCTCCAGAACCGGGGACCAGCCCCACAACTCAGGTCATCAAGACTCTGCACTACTCTGGAGTGTGAATCAGTCTGGGCTCCCACCCAAAACTCGCCATGTCAGAGGCTTGATGTCAAAAACACTCAGCTAATCCATACGTCAGGAGAAATGCCAGGGGCACACATTTCCAGTTACAGCCCCAACGGCAGCACACAGAAGACGAGCACGTCAGGGAGCTAGGACCGGGGTCCATCCGACCTGTGACCATTCTCAGGGCACGCTTGTTCCCTTTGCTCAGACACAGTTCCTGAGAACTAATGGGACACCACACGTCCAATACCCGCCACACCCAGGGGGCCGTCTGCTCGTACCACCATGCCTGCAGCCGCCCATGATGCCACCCAagaacccccacccctgctgccctccccaccGCCAGGGCACGCCACCCACCTGACAGAGCATGCAGGTCTGACCCCGCGTGCTGGCTGGTCAGCTCGTACTGGAAGCCCGTGGTCCTCCTGCTGATGTCCTGCTGGGGCGCAGCCTCCACGAAAAGGCCGCCGTGCTCAAAGCCAAAGCAGCGCACCTGGCCGGGCCCACGGTCCCCGTCCCGTACCAGCAGCTTCAGTTCTCCAgttctttccaaataaatattgGCCCCTGAGGAGTCCCTGAGGGGCTTGATGCACAGAGTCAGGTGTCGAGAGGGCGGGAAGGTGTTGGGCCGCACGTTGACAATGAGAGCCCCGGTCGGGTACATCCACTCCACGGAGCCCGCAGAGCAGCGCAGATACACCTGCTCCACCTCCTTCCTGTGGGCCTCGTGCGTCAGCCCGCTGCAGAGGGGGCATGCGTCAGCCGGGGCCCGTCACCCCACATGTGCCCCCCACTCACGTGCTGGCCTTTGCCGGCCTAGGTGCCcgagcagcccctcccccacgtgCAGGCTgctgctgcctctgcctgccacatgGGCCATTTCCAGGGAGGGGCAGCCACATGGCCCCACACCCGGTCCCCTCCAGCAGGCCTGCCCCAGAGGGTCATGGTGAGACAGGCCGTGATGTGCGTAGGCAAAGTGTGTCTCAGACCCTCTCAACACCTCAACACGTGCATCTGCTGGCCTTCAAGGGGCACTGGGAGCACGTGTTCTTGAGGCTCCCTGCCATCGTGGAGGCAATGGGTGCCGTGGAAGCAAGGACCACAGAAGGGTAGATCTTCTGGAACATGATCAAGGACACACCCACAGGACCCTACCACCAACCCAAGTTCCAGGTGACCTACTGAGGGCCGGGGATAATGGCAGATTCCCTGAGTGTGAAAACAAGGAGCAGATTCACTTGGTCCAGAGAGTAGCTTTTAAACCAATTAGGAATGTAAGCAATTTGGGGGGTTGGAGATTGTGGGTGAGTTTTGTCTTTGGCACCTTCCAGATAGGCATGTTTGTGTTTTCCTTAAAGTGATGACTTGATGGCTTTTTCATTTGtaaaccttggggtgcctgggtggctccatgggTTGTTgagtctgccctcagctcaggtcatgatctcggggtcctgggatggagctgccGCCCATTCCCCtgctctaagattttatttatttatttgagagagtgagtgagtgagagagtgggagatagcacaagcagggggagccgcagagggagagggaaaagcaga containing:
- the LOC110579450 gene encoding meteorin-like protein yields the protein MYPTGALIVNVRPNTFPPSRHLTLCIKPLRDSSGANIYLERTGELKLLVRDGDRGPGQVRCFGFEHGGLFVEAAPQQDISRRTTGFQYELTSQHAGSDLHALS